Proteins from one Panicum virgatum strain AP13 chromosome 7K, P.virgatum_v5, whole genome shotgun sequence genomic window:
- the LOC120640520 gene encoding uncharacterized protein LOC120640520, whose protein sequence is MTAPCPGAAALRGRWAARSLAGAFLDLALAWACLCLAALLAAAARVLALPGLPLPCTCARPHLPCLLAFLARYPPRALASVHAALRARFPFATGPADDAKEEEPARLAADAESADPGAPREEARAELQRELEKERSAAASGAEEAMAMMLRLQKEKSALEIEARQQRRTADERCAFYEDEVEELRDIVLVRDREARALRKEVDAYRHLLGLGPAEEEEEEDDDQEMVTPHSMLMSEGEPSSSRSVDATRMQRLGNDSGFSFKTPFFREQPVPRPVIGDRGNGGSEDNVAVQTPAKAHGTQSRLELSSTEDEDGAETEDDGAETVEILPLSARSQDLDQPGDFQADGMESTKEQTAHQFQEVACAGIDKIDRDHTGSENDASVYDVHVVDDICFSTEVKGLIGRSFSDATMQAEKLQTRVAADDLLGKSLNAIKGAQDKIRHAASERRQSLQLQLLEDIANQLQGIKDAAEAGRHMYCATPKSSKKS, encoded by the exons ATGACCGCGCCGTGCCCGGGCGCCGCGGCCTTGCGCGGCCGCTGGGCGGCGCGCTCCCTCGCGGGGGCCTTCCTCGACCTCGCCCTCGCCTGGGCGTGCCTCTGcctcgccgcgctgctcgccgcggccgcccgcgtCCTCGCCCTCCCGGGCCTCCCgctcccctgcacctgcgcgcgCCCGCACCTCCCCTGCCTCCTCGCCTTCCTCGCGCGCTAcccgccgcgcgccctcgcCTCCGTCCACGCCGCCCTCCGCGCCCGCTTCCCCTTCGCCACCGGCCCTGccgacgacgccaaggaggagGAGCCCGCCCGCCTGGCCGCCGACGCGGAGAGCGCGGATCCGGGGGCGCCCCGCGAGGAGGCgcgcgccgagctgcagcgggAGCTCGAGAAGGAGCGCAGCGCCGCGGCGTCCGGGGCCGAGGAGGCCATGGCCATGATGCTGCGCCTGCAGAAGGAGAAGTCCGCGCTCGAGATCGAGGCCCGCCAGCAGCGCCGCACCGCCGACGAGCGCTGCGCCTTCTACGAGGACGAGGTCGAGGAGCTCCGGGACATCGTGCTCGTGCGCGACCGGGAGGCCCGCGCGCTGCGCAAGGAGGTGGACGCCTACCGCCACCTCCTCGGGCTCGGacccgccgaggaggaggaggaggaggacgacgaccagGAGATGGTCACGCCGCACAGCATGCTCATGTCCGAGGGAGAGCCCAGCTCGTCCAGGTCGGTCGACGCCACCCGGATGCAGCGGCTGGGGAACGATTCGGGGTTCAGCTTCAAGACGCCCTTCTTTCGCGAGCAACCGGTGCCGCGGCCGGTGATTGGGGATCGTGGCAACGGGGGAAGCGAGGACAACGTCGCTGTTCAGACGCCCGCCAAAGCTCACGGCACTCAATCAAGGCTGGAGCTGAGCAGCACTGAGGATGAGGATGGGGCAGAGACCGAGGATGATGGTGCGGAGACGGTGGAAATACTCCCCCTGTCTGCCCGGAGCCAAGATTTGGATCAACCTGGTGATTTCCAAGCTGATGGTATGGAATCTACCAAGGAACAGACAGCTCATCAATTTCAGGAGGTAGCCTGTGCGGGTATAGACAAGATTGATCGTGATCATACGGGAAGTGAGAATGATGCAAGTGTCTATGATGTGCATGTAGTTGATGATATATGCTTCTCCACAGAAG TTAAGGGCTTGATTGGTCGGAGCTTCTCAGATGCAACAATGCAAGCAGAGAAATTACAGACTCGAGTTGCGGCTGATGATCTCCTTGGGAAAAGTCTGAATGCCATTAAAGGTGCACAAGACAAGATAAGGCATGCAGCAAGTGAAAGGAGACAGTCATTACAGTTGCAACTCTTAGAGGATATAGCTAATCAACTTCAAGGAATCAAAGATGCTGCAGAAGCAGGGCGACACATGTACTGTGCTACTCCCAAAAGCTCCAAGAAAAGCTAG